A part of Streptomyces sp. NBC_01235 genomic DNA contains:
- a CDS encoding Ppx/GppA phosphatase family protein, whose translation MRLGVLDVGSNTVHLLVVDAHPGACPLPAHSHKADLRLAQLLDEDGAIGPEGVDKLITVVHEALQAAEDKGVEDLLPFATSAVREASNADAVLARVQAETGVELQVLAGAEEARLTFLAARRWFGWSAGKLLVLDIGGGSLEIAYGIDEEPDAAVSLPLGAGRLTAGWLPGDPPDPEDIRSLRRHARAQIARTVGEFSRFGTPDHVVATSKTFRQLARIAGAARSADGPYTQRQLKRESLEAWVPRLAAMTTAQRAALPGVSEGRANQLLAGALVAEGAMDLFGVETLEICPWALREGVILRRLDHMGSL comes from the coding sequence ATGAGACTCGGTGTCCTCGACGTGGGATCGAACACGGTGCATCTGCTGGTGGTGGACGCACACCCGGGCGCGTGCCCCCTCCCCGCGCACTCGCACAAGGCGGATCTACGCCTGGCCCAACTCCTCGACGAGGACGGAGCGATCGGCCCCGAGGGCGTCGACAAACTGATCACGGTCGTCCACGAGGCGCTCCAGGCCGCCGAGGACAAGGGCGTCGAGGACCTGCTGCCGTTCGCGACCTCCGCCGTGCGTGAGGCCAGCAACGCCGACGCCGTCCTCGCGCGCGTGCAGGCCGAGACCGGCGTCGAGCTGCAGGTTCTCGCCGGCGCCGAGGAGGCCCGGCTCACCTTCCTCGCCGCCCGCCGCTGGTTCGGCTGGTCGGCCGGAAAGCTGCTGGTCCTGGACATCGGCGGCGGCTCCCTGGAGATCGCCTACGGCATCGACGAGGAGCCCGACGCGGCCGTCTCGCTCCCGCTCGGCGCCGGCCGGCTCACCGCGGGCTGGCTGCCCGGCGACCCGCCCGACCCCGAGGACATACGGTCCCTGCGCCGCCACGCCCGCGCGCAGATCGCCCGCACGGTGGGGGAGTTCAGCCGCTTCGGCACCCCCGACCATGTCGTCGCCACGTCGAAGACCTTCCGGCAGCTCGCCCGCATCGCCGGCGCCGCCCGCTCCGCCGACGGCCCGTACACCCAGCGCCAGCTCAAGCGCGAGTCCCTGGAGGCCTGGGTGCCCCGCCTGGCCGCCATGACCACGGCCCAGCGCGCCGCACTCCCGGGCGTCTCCGAAGGCCGCGCCAACCAGCTCCTGGCCGGCGCGCTGGTCGCCGAGGGCGCGATGGACCTCTTCGGCGTCGAGACGCTGGAGATATGCCCCTGGGCGCTCAGGGAGGGCGTCATCCTGCGCAGACTTGATCACATGGGTTCGCTATAG